The Listeria monocytogenes genome window below encodes:
- a CDS encoding methylated-DNA--[protein]-cysteine S-methyltransferase, whose product MLKQQKTSPLGDLFITIDEKWIRNISYDEPKNWELLEGTIIEKELFQALIIQLDDYFEGTREHFDLPVLLKGTDFQQKVWQALSQIPYGAVVSYKDIAISAGSPKAVQAVGQANRANPIPIIIPCHRCVKSNGELGGYNGADVDKKQYLLALEKGLSLS is encoded by the coding sequence ATGCTAAAACAGCAAAAAACATCGCCATTGGGTGATTTATTTATAACTATTGATGAAAAGTGGATTAGGAATATTTCGTATGACGAGCCAAAAAATTGGGAACTTCTAGAAGGAACTATCATAGAAAAAGAACTTTTTCAAGCATTGATTATCCAGCTAGATGACTATTTTGAAGGCACGAGAGAGCATTTTGATTTGCCGGTGCTCCTTAAAGGGACCGATTTTCAGCAAAAAGTTTGGCAAGCTTTGAGCCAAATTCCGTATGGAGCTGTTGTGAGTTATAAAGATATTGCGATTTCAGCAGGTAGCCCTAAAGCTGTGCAAGCAGTAGGACAAGCGAATCGCGCTAATCCAATTCCGATTATTATTCCATGTCACAGATGCGTGAAAAGTAATGGAGAGCTTGGTGGTTATAATGGGGCGGATGTAGATAAGAAACAATATTTACTTGCATTAGAAAAAGGCTTGAGTTTAAGTTAA
- a CDS encoding CPBP family intramembrane glutamic endopeptidase: protein MKSIKIDYKLVLGLILCALLVILTYQFPRVFWYLYGAGMLFLLSFVIFNDDLKKEFSFVKGILPGIFSGIVLYIIFYIGAFIIKVMPGGLENSVEAAFNKYSTHSLIIWLLLIVAIIPGEEIFWRGFVLKRLNHYFNPWFSNIFAALLCMVMMFPSGNFAAIIGIFVASLVWNIMYSYRPSLLMLYLSHLTFAFLLLAALPIY, encoded by the coding sequence TTGAAGAGCATCAAGATCGATTATAAACTTGTACTGGGACTTATTTTATGTGCCCTACTTGTTATCTTAACATATCAGTTCCCACGTGTTTTTTGGTATTTATATGGAGCTGGGATGTTATTTTTACTTAGTTTTGTGATTTTTAATGATGATTTAAAAAAAGAGTTTTCATTCGTTAAAGGTATTTTGCCCGGTATTTTCTCCGGAATCGTCCTTTATATTATTTTTTACATAGGCGCCTTTATTATTAAAGTAATGCCAGGCGGTCTAGAAAATTCTGTAGAAGCTGCTTTTAATAAGTATTCTACGCACTCTTTGATCATTTGGTTACTGCTTATCGTGGCCATTATCCCTGGAGAAGAAATTTTCTGGCGTGGCTTCGTATTAAAACGATTAAACCATTATTTCAATCCTTGGTTTTCGAATATTTTTGCAGCGTTACTATGTATGGTAATGATGTTCCCAAGTGGTAATTTTGCAGCGATTATCGGTATCTTTGTCGCTTCACTCGTATGGAATATTATGTACTCCTATCGCCCAAGCTTACTCATGCTATATTTATCGCATTTAACCTTTGCATTCTTATTACTCGCAGCTTTACCAATTTATTAA
- a CDS encoding ATP-dependent Clp protease ATP-binding subunit, producing MNCEKCNQNPATIQLYMNINGKRVEMPLCASCYAEVRNQANFGANEFPGGSGSPFDDIFRQLSGAASQANREQRSQANAQVQTQTAGGGNGLLDEFGTNLTDMAKNEQLDPVIGRDKEIKRVIEILNRRNKNNPVLIGEPGVGKTAVVEGLANAIVAGEVPSKLMNKEVILLDVASLVSGTGIRGQFEERMKQLIKELQERKNTILFIDEVHTIVGAGSAEGSMDAGNILKPALARGDLQMIGATTLKEYRTIEKDAALERRFQPVTVSEPSTKETLTILNGLKPKYEDFHEVVYSPEALSAAVELSARYIQDRHLPDKAIDLMDEVGSKYNLSIEKLDENTVSERVARLEDEKNQALQMEDYEKAAKVRDEITRLEENKTSNSFSERPVIQASDIQAIIEEKTGIPVGRLQEDEQSKMKNLESNLTGKVIGQEDAVRKVAKAIRRSRVGLKSKNRPIGSFLFVGPTGVGKTELGRTLARELFGTSEAMIRLDMSEFMEKHSVSKLIGSPPGYVGHEEAGQLTEKVRRNPYSIILLDEIEKAHPDVQHMFLQILEDGRLTDSQGRTVSFKDTVIIMTSNAGATDTEASVGFNTTTETKLEKGSDILAKLGAYFKPEFLNRLDSVIEFTSLEKDDLVQIIDLMLVDLNEMLAQEGVTIDVSKEVKEHLIDLGYDPKFGARPLRRTIQEHLEDAIADSLIEQPEAKHLVATLNDNKEITITEQVTV from the coding sequence ATGAACTGTGAAAAATGTAATCAAAATCCAGCAACAATTCAACTATATATGAATATTAATGGTAAGCGTGTAGAAATGCCGCTTTGTGCCTCTTGTTATGCAGAAGTTAGAAATCAAGCCAACTTTGGCGCAAATGAGTTTCCAGGAGGAAGCGGTTCTCCGTTTGACGATATTTTCCGTCAATTGAGTGGTGCTGCTAGTCAAGCTAACCGTGAACAAAGAAGCCAAGCAAACGCACAAGTACAAACACAAACTGCTGGTGGCGGCAATGGTTTACTAGATGAATTTGGAACAAACTTAACAGATATGGCGAAAAATGAGCAACTCGACCCCGTCATCGGTCGTGACAAAGAAATTAAACGCGTCATTGAAATATTAAACCGCCGTAATAAAAATAATCCAGTCTTAATTGGTGAACCAGGTGTTGGTAAAACAGCTGTCGTCGAAGGACTTGCAAATGCGATTGTCGCAGGAGAAGTTCCAAGCAAATTAATGAACAAAGAAGTTATCTTACTAGATGTCGCTTCACTAGTTTCTGGTACAGGTATCCGCGGTCAATTTGAAGAACGTATGAAACAACTAATTAAAGAACTACAAGAACGTAAAAACACGATTCTATTTATTGATGAAGTGCATACGATTGTTGGGGCAGGTTCTGCGGAAGGCTCGATGGATGCAGGAAACATTCTAAAACCAGCTCTAGCTCGTGGCGATTTACAAATGATTGGTGCTACTACGTTAAAAGAGTATCGCACAATCGAAAAAGATGCCGCACTTGAGCGTCGTTTCCAACCAGTAACTGTAAGCGAACCATCCACAAAAGAAACGCTAACTATTTTAAATGGTTTAAAACCAAAATATGAAGATTTTCATGAAGTAGTTTATTCTCCAGAAGCTTTATCAGCTGCCGTTGAATTAAGCGCACGTTATATCCAAGATCGTCATTTGCCAGACAAAGCAATTGATTTAATGGATGAAGTTGGTTCCAAATACAATCTATCTATTGAAAAATTGGACGAAAATACCGTGAGCGAACGTGTTGCCCGTTTAGAGGATGAAAAAAATCAAGCGCTTCAAATGGAAGACTACGAAAAGGCAGCCAAAGTTCGTGATGAAATTACTCGGTTAGAAGAAAATAAAACAAGTAATTCCTTCTCAGAACGCCCTGTCATTCAAGCATCAGACATCCAAGCGATTATTGAAGAAAAAACTGGCATCCCAGTAGGACGTTTACAAGAAGACGAGCAATCCAAAATGAAGAACTTAGAAAGCAACTTAACTGGAAAAGTTATTGGTCAAGAAGATGCTGTAAGAAAAGTAGCCAAAGCAATTCGTCGTAGTCGTGTTGGACTAAAATCAAAAAATCGTCCAATTGGTTCCTTCCTATTTGTTGGACCAACTGGTGTCGGAAAAACAGAACTTGGACGCACGCTAGCTCGTGAATTATTCGGTACTAGTGAAGCGATGATTCGTTTAGATATGAGTGAATTCATGGAAAAACACAGCGTCTCTAAACTAATCGGTTCTCCTCCAGGCTATGTAGGTCACGAAGAAGCTGGACAATTAACAGAAAAAGTTCGTCGCAATCCGTATAGCATCATTTTGCTAGATGAAATCGAAAAAGCACATCCAGATGTTCAACATATGTTCCTGCAAATTTTAGAAGACGGTCGACTAACTGATTCACAAGGACGTACAGTGAGCTTTAAAGATACAGTCATCATTATGACAAGTAATGCTGGCGCGACAGACACAGAAGCTTCAGTCGGCTTTAATACAACCACTGAAACAAAACTTGAAAAAGGTTCTGACATCCTGGCAAAATTAGGCGCATACTTCAAACCAGAATTCTTAAACCGTTTAGACAGCGTCATTGAGTTTACATCCCTAGAAAAAGACGATTTAGTACAAATTATCGACTTAATGCTCGTTGATTTAAATGAAATGCTCGCTCAAGAAGGTGTAACAATTGATGTTTCTAAAGAAGTAAAAGAACATTTGATTGACCTTGGATATGACCCTAAATTCGGAGCACGACCACTACGCCGGACTATCCAAGAACACCTAGAAGATGCCATTGCCGACAGTTTAATTGAACAACCAGAAGCAAAACATCTCGTTGCAACCCTAAACGATAATAAAGAAATTACTATAACAGAACAAGTAACAGTGTAA